A region of Necator americanus strain Aroian chromosome I, whole genome shotgun sequence DNA encodes the following proteins:
- a CDS encoding hypothetical protein (NECATOR_CHRI.G3411.T1), with the protein MEIITERFCSNLFRSSTPVSSPIIPTDEAPPRILPSEVRVATKIMKLGTAPGPDSISADFLRARLHPLHGIVAARMTSCLQRERIPDQWKTSRTVLIHKKGYREDLRNYRLIC; encoded by the coding sequence atggaaatcattacggagaggttctgctcgaaccttttccgttcatcaactcctgtgtcaagcccgatcatccccactgatgaagctccaccacggattctcccttcggaagtacgagtcgctaccAAGATCATGAAActtggcacagcccccggacctgattctatatcagcagactttcttcgggctcgTCTTCATCCGCTTCATGGAATTGTAGCAGCGCGCATGACTTCCTGTCTTCAGAGAGAAAgaatcccagaccagtggaagacctcgcgaaccgttcttatccataagaaaggttaccgagaggaccttcggaactaccgtctgATATGCTGA